A part of Vicinamibacteria bacterium genomic DNA contains:
- a CDS encoding TonB-dependent receptor, with protein MMAARMSILLAAVAARLAGALDSGSVSGRITNPAQETVAGVSVTLAENGGPALSQVSNAEGEFRFADVPPGTYRLLFTFPGYEDLTVQDVIVTGEVESRVDVSLSLSRFMESVMVRGVVPVEEGVPAEPNPAVEIETARLDLLPLSTDRFHDAFPLLPGVVRDPEGRISFSGARPTQSILLVNGANVTDPVTGDFAVDLPLRAVETVKVTEIPYSAEFGRVTAAVAEVNTRAGTDEWHLDIGDILPKINFRDGKIQGIRAFVPQIAVRGPIEKGKLWLAQSLAYRFVRSRVYDVESGGDESVLESYDSFTQLDWRVAENHHVTTTFSYFPGETDNLGLNALSTEASTPEFHSNGWNAAVSTRSTVGKNLVEILAAGKEYSLSLRPKGEGASVLTPDGLRQNYFNNVERDTSRFDLIGSVTRSYSDLFGSHLLKGGGGIVHTSFDGIDRSLPLDVVGTDAALVGRVRFLGDPSVEGSDLVASAYLQDLWRLNHRLGVELGIRYDYDDLLSDSRIVPRFAFAAALDRDGRTILRGGAGVFYDHVSLHADAFEQFQNRVETGFGAGSGSDPTIVFQHRIADEGLSSPRSVSWNLELNRELAKGLQLQVGYRHREGAKEMVIDRIVEGNRGTYLLSSRGESESRELEATLRLSTRPDRELFLAYTRSRSEGDLNDLGALYQNLRYPLIYANERSRLGHDVPHRFLLWGTWRLPRDIEVRPSFEWRSGFPYTVYDRGFAPEGERNRGGRFPRFFSFDIRVTRGVRVKGRDIRLGLQLNNIGSHFNPRDVVSNEGSARFGQYLNSVDMGISLRLTLSRVWSKEE; from the coding sequence ATGATGGCCGCCAGGATGTCCATCCTGCTCGCCGCGGTCGCGGCTCGTCTTGCGGGAGCTCTCGACAGCGGGAGCGTCTCAGGCAGGATCACGAACCCGGCTCAGGAGACGGTTGCCGGAGTTTCGGTCACCCTTGCCGAGAACGGCGGTCCCGCTCTCTCCCAGGTCTCGAATGCGGAAGGCGAATTCCGGTTCGCGGACGTCCCTCCCGGGACGTACCGCCTGCTCTTCACCTTTCCCGGCTACGAGGATCTCACGGTCCAGGACGTGATCGTCACGGGCGAGGTCGAGAGCCGGGTGGACGTCTCTCTCTCTCTCTCGAGATTCATGGAGAGCGTAATGGTCCGTGGAGTGGTCCCGGTCGAAGAAGGGGTTCCGGCCGAGCCCAACCCTGCCGTGGAAATCGAGACCGCACGACTCGACCTCCTCCCTTTGTCGACGGACCGCTTCCACGACGCCTTCCCCCTGTTGCCCGGAGTGGTTCGGGACCCGGAAGGCCGCATCAGCTTCAGCGGCGCGCGGCCTACCCAGTCGATCCTGCTCGTGAACGGCGCAAACGTTACCGATCCGGTGACGGGGGACTTCGCCGTGGACCTTCCGCTGAGAGCGGTGGAAACGGTCAAGGTGACCGAGATCCCGTATTCCGCGGAGTTCGGCAGGGTGACGGCCGCGGTCGCGGAAGTGAACACCCGCGCGGGGACGGATGAATGGCACCTGGACATCGGAGACATCCTTCCGAAGATCAACTTTCGTGATGGGAAGATCCAGGGCATCCGCGCGTTCGTTCCTCAGATCGCGGTCCGGGGCCCCATCGAGAAGGGAAAGCTATGGCTCGCCCAGAGCCTCGCATACCGGTTCGTGAGGTCGCGCGTCTACGACGTCGAGTCCGGTGGGGACGAGAGCGTGCTCGAGAGCTACGACAGCTTCACCCAGCTCGACTGGAGGGTCGCGGAGAATCACCACGTCACCACGACCTTCTCCTACTTCCCAGGCGAGACCGATAACCTGGGATTGAACGCGTTGAGCACCGAGGCCTCGACCCCGGAGTTCCACAGCAACGGATGGAACGCGGCGGTTTCCACCCGCTCGACGGTCGGAAAGAACCTGGTCGAGATCCTCGCGGCGGGAAAGGAGTACTCCCTGTCCCTTCGGCCCAAGGGGGAGGGCGCGTCGGTTCTCACCCCGGACGGGCTCAGGCAGAACTACTTCAACAACGTGGAGCGAGACACCTCGCGCTTCGATCTTATCGGCAGCGTGACCCGTTCGTATTCGGACCTCTTCGGCAGCCACCTCCTGAAAGGGGGCGGAGGAATCGTCCACACGAGCTTCGACGGGATCGATCGCTCGCTCCCGCTGGACGTGGTCGGGACGGATGCTGCGCTCGTGGGACGCGTTCGCTTCCTCGGAGACCCCTCGGTCGAGGGCTCGGACTTGGTGGCCTCGGCCTACCTTCAGGACCTATGGCGGCTCAACCATCGCTTGGGCGTCGAGCTCGGCATCCGCTACGACTACGACGATCTCCTCTCCGACTCCCGGATCGTACCGCGGTTCGCGTTCGCGGCGGCTCTCGACCGCGACGGCCGTACGATACTCCGTGGAGGAGCGGGTGTCTTCTACGATCACGTTTCCCTCCACGCCGACGCATTCGAGCAGTTCCAGAATCGCGTCGAGACGGGGTTTGGGGCGGGCAGCGGGTCCGATCCAACGATCGTGTTCCAACACCGGATCGCGGACGAGGGCCTCAGCTCGCCTCGCAGCGTCTCCTGGAACCTCGAGCTGAACCGCGAGCTCGCAAAGGGGCTTCAACTCCAGGTCGGCTATCGCCACCGAGAGGGCGCCAAGGAGATGGTGATCGACCGAATCGTCGAGGGGAACCGGGGAACCTACCTTCTCTCGTCGCGGGGGGAATCCGAGAGCCGCGAGCTCGAGGCGACGCTCCGCCTTTCCACCCGGCCCGACAGGGAGCTGTTTCTCGCCTACACGCGGTCGCGTTCCGAGGGGGACCTAAACGACCTCGGGGCGCTCTACCAGAATCTGCGGTACCCCCTCATCTACGCGAACGAGAGGTCGCGCCTGGGCCACGACGTTCCGCACCGCTTCCTGCTGTGGGGAACCTGGAGGCTCCCGCGGGATATCGAAGTCCGACCCTCCTTCGAGTGGCGCTCCGGCTTTCCCTACACCGTCTATGACCGAGGGTTCGCTCCGGAGGGCGAGCGGAATCGGGGGGGACGGTTCCCGCGCTTCTTCTCTTTCGATATCCGTGTCACCAGGGGCGTTAGGGTGAAAGGCAGGGACATACGCCTGGGCCTCCAGCTCAACAACATCGGAAGCCACTTCAACCCCCGCGACGTGGTCTCGAACGAGGGGAGCGCGCGCTTCGGCCAATACCTGAACAGCGTCGATATGGGTATCTCCCTGCGCCTCACCCTATCGAGGGTGTGGTCCAAGGAGGAGTGA